The following proteins are co-located in the Gloeocapsa sp. PCC 7428 genome:
- a CDS encoding helix-turn-helix domain-containing protein, producing MATLIHAVPIVSSRALGWKPLIAEEFQQPPGGIDTPEAWEGHAIALCLAPKPHRIFQSVGDRRYMGVYSKGDISITPAGLPAAYRAEGEDRYLQIQLKPQFFQQVAAEAMEIDTACIELVTEFRVRDLQIEQTLMMLRAELHKGGGWVGRLYVESLANLLAVHLLREYSTTQPRVTHDGGGLGDRKLLQISEYINAHLDQDIQLADLAQLVGMSQFHFSRLFKQSMKLSPHQYLLQQRIERAKQLLKTTKYSVVEIALQCGFNSHSHLSKQFRQLTGMTPKAYRAN from the coding sequence ATGGCAACATTAATTCATGCCGTACCGATTGTTTCTAGTCGGGCGCTTGGTTGGAAACCGCTAATTGCTGAAGAATTTCAGCAACCACCAGGAGGAATTGACACCCCAGAAGCTTGGGAGGGACACGCGATCGCATTGTGTCTTGCGCCAAAGCCGCATCGCATTTTTCAATCTGTAGGCGATCGCCGTTATATGGGAGTTTACAGCAAAGGCGATATTTCGATTACACCTGCGGGGCTGCCAGCAGCGTATCGCGCTGAAGGTGAAGATCGCTATTTACAGATTCAGCTAAAGCCACAGTTTTTTCAACAAGTGGCTGCGGAAGCGATGGAAATTGATACCGCGTGCATTGAACTTGTCACAGAATTTCGCGTACGCGATTTGCAAATTGAACAAACGTTGATGATGTTACGCGCTGAACTCCACAAAGGCGGTGGTTGGGTAGGGCGACTTTATGTCGAGTCGCTGGCGAATCTGTTAGCGGTGCATTTGCTGCGCGAATATTCGACGACGCAACCGCGTGTGACGCATGACGGAGGTGGATTAGGCGATCGCAAATTACTGCAAATTTCCGAATACATCAACGCGCATCTCGATCAAGATATCCAACTTGCGGATTTAGCACAATTAGTCGGAATGAGTCAATTTCACTTCAGTCGCTTATTCAAACAATCGATGAAGCTTTCGCCGCATCAATACTTACTACAGCAGCGCATCGAACGCGCCAAGCAGTTACTCAAAACAACAAAATATTCGGTTGTTGAAATTGCTTTACAGTGTGGTTTTAATAGTCACAGTCATTTGAGCAAGCAATTCCGCCAGTTGACAGGGATGACACCAAAAGCGTACCGAGCAAATTAA
- a CDS encoding alpha/beta hydrolase: MTGEPPKGIIVVLHGWGANSQDLASLSPLLNLPEYQFLFPNAPFAHPYVSTGRMWYNLAQEYQGQGLAESRQLLIAWLQSLESSIGLPLSRTILSGFSQGAAMTLDVGLTLPLAGLIGLSGYMHPLKKIDTTSPPVLLVHGRQDSVVPIQAAVSAQQSLRSLGVAVQYHEFNMAHEIRPEVLPVVSNFVLEVMSR, encoded by the coding sequence ATGACAGGAGAACCGCCAAAAGGAATCATCGTTGTCTTGCATGGTTGGGGAGCAAATTCTCAAGATCTAGCGTCGCTATCACCACTGTTGAACTTACCTGAATATCAGTTTCTGTTTCCAAATGCACCATTTGCACATCCTTATGTATCTACCGGTAGGATGTGGTACAACTTAGCTCAAGAATATCAAGGTCAAGGATTAGCCGAAAGTCGTCAACTGCTGATAGCGTGGTTGCAGTCATTAGAAAGTAGCATTGGTCTTCCATTGTCGCGCACAATTTTGAGTGGCTTTTCACAAGGTGCTGCAATGACTTTGGATGTGGGGCTAACTCTTCCGCTAGCTGGTTTGATTGGTTTAAGTGGCTATATGCATCCACTCAAGAAAATTGATACGACTTCTCCTCCGGTATTGTTAGTACATGGTCGTCAAGATTCAGTTGTACCAATACAAGCAGCTGTATCCGCGCAACAGAGTTTACGTTCTTTAGGCGTTGCCGTGCAGTATCATGAGTTTAATATGGCGCACGAAATTCGACCCGAAGTCTTGCCAGTGGTAAGTAATTTTGTTTTAGAAGTGATGTCGCGCTAA
- a CDS encoding DUF2555 domain-containing protein, with protein MNTLSLSKQDIATMTATDVENLAARLEQDNYTNIFDGLQDWHLLRAIAFQRPELVEPYVYLLDLEPYDEA; from the coding sequence ATGAACACTTTGAGTTTGTCCAAGCAGGATATTGCTACCATGACCGCTACAGACGTTGAAAATTTAGCAGCACGTCTAGAGCAAGATAACTATACAAATATCTTTGACGGGTTACAAGATTGGCATTTGTTGCGGGCGATCGCGTTTCAGCGTCCTGAGTTAGTCGAACCATACGTTTATTTGTTGGACTTGGAGCCGTATGATGAGGCATGA
- the coaBC gene encoding bifunctional phosphopantothenoylcysteine decarboxylase/phosphopantothenate--cysteine ligase CoaBC, which produces MEQPQRVLIGIGGGIAAYKVCEVISTLFKAGIQMRVILTDSAQQFITPLTVATLARHPAYIDADFWQPHERPLHIELGEWADVFLSAPLTANTLAKLSYGIADNLLTNTVLASKCPVLLAPAMNTEMWQQVAVQRNWQQLLTDTRFHALAPGYGLLACDRVGAGRMAEPAEIVTGVQSLLHTRGQRDLLGKRVLISAGGTREYLDAVRFIGNPATGKMGLALAQAALHRGAIVTLVHAPIEESVPPGIRAIAVVNAEQMQQAMLENFPDADLTVMSAAVADVKPAAYSSEKLPKRSLPEQLLLAPVPDIVAELGRRKQLHQRLIGFAAQTGDIITPARQKLAQKKLDAIVANPIDKADVGFGSNFNAAIFLDFHGRQVEIPQCSKLQLAHHLFDFVHGL; this is translated from the coding sequence ATGGAGCAACCGCAACGGGTATTAATTGGGATTGGGGGGGGAATCGCAGCTTACAAGGTTTGTGAAGTGATTTCCACGCTGTTTAAAGCTGGAATACAGATGCGCGTGATTCTGACAGATTCAGCGCAGCAGTTTATTACGCCATTAACGGTTGCGACGCTCGCGCGTCACCCAGCGTACATCGATGCAGATTTTTGGCAACCGCATGAACGTCCACTGCACATTGAACTCGGTGAGTGGGCGGATGTTTTTTTAAGTGCACCGCTGACAGCAAATACGCTTGCCAAGTTAAGCTACGGAATCGCGGACAATTTGTTGACAAATACAGTTTTGGCTTCTAAGTGTCCTGTCTTATTAGCACCAGCGATGAATACCGAAATGTGGCAACAAGTTGCCGTGCAACGCAATTGGCAACAGCTATTGACAGATACAAGGTTTCATGCATTGGCACCTGGTTATGGTTTACTCGCGTGCGATCGCGTTGGTGCAGGACGGATGGCAGAACCGGCGGAAATTGTCACTGGGGTGCAATCGTTACTGCATACGAGAGGTCAGCGCGACTTACTCGGTAAACGTGTATTAATTAGCGCAGGAGGAACGCGCGAGTATCTAGACGCTGTGCGGTTTATTGGTAATCCCGCAACAGGGAAAATGGGGCTAGCTTTGGCGCAAGCAGCACTGCATCGCGGGGCGATTGTGACTTTAGTTCACGCACCGATTGAGGAGAGTGTCCCGCCAGGAATTCGTGCGATCGCGGTTGTGAATGCCGAACAAATGCAGCAAGCAATGCTTGAAAATTTTCCTGATGCGGATTTAACTGTGATGTCCGCTGCTGTCGCTGATGTGAAACCCGCCGCGTATAGTTCTGAAAAGTTACCAAAGCGATCGCTTCCTGAACAGTTACTCCTAGCACCCGTCCCCGATATTGTGGCAGAACTCGGACGCCGCAAACAACTGCACCAGCGCTTGATTGGTTTTGCTGCCCAAACCGGAGATATTATCACGCCCGCACGGCAAAAATTAGCACAAAAGAAACTCGATGCGATCGTCGCTAACCCAATTGATAAAGCTGATGTTGGCTTTGGCAGTAACTTCAACGCTGCCATCTTTTTAGATTTCCACGGACGTCAAGTAGAAATTCCACAATGTAGTAAATTACAACTTGCCCACCATTTGTTTGACTTTGTGCATGGACTGTAA
- a CDS encoding DUF3352 domain-containing protein has protein sequence MIKRRSFFYFLAVSVVVLLLTGIGGCYWLVRGGPLTLLQGGTQATPEAAIFVPKQAPVMVSILVNPDRLEKLRQVVARPKQRRRSRQEIDQIKTTLLANTGLDYRRDIQPWLGDEITVAVTTSDYDRDSYNGQQPGYLMALATKDVEKSREFLQLVFSKQAIAPTDLEFEDYKGVNLVYHKARPQPEQIPKPLTKRILSGAVLGDRFVLLANHPMVIKDAINNVQAPDLNLTTSSRYQQALNQLPPRRLGLAFLNLPSVVSWQGIESAAQYESQIIALEANRKGLLTETTLLAASTSEVASTPELTKPVGALQYIPATSGLAIAGTDLSNLNKTALSQLWTQVAHISTSGYDAISRLINQPLANLQQRWGIDLAQDIFSWVQGEYALALLPHTDKLTADWVFVTEKSAATAEGISRLDALARQRGYDITALPLADQKIAAWTQLTTTPLAKANDSEENAITIKAKVLGVHGTTDKYEILATSVEAIDAALKAYQDGSLLNDAKFQASIEAIPQPNAGYVYLDWIATQELLEHQLPVLKLVEVIVKPLFDNLRSLTVSSYGSEPGLLKGGVFFRLNS, from the coding sequence ATGATAAAGCGACGCTCTTTTTTTTATTTCTTAGCCGTCAGTGTCGTTGTACTGCTGTTGACGGGTATCGGTGGCTGTTATTGGCTAGTACGCGGTGGTCCGCTAACGTTGCTACAAGGTGGAACGCAAGCAACACCTGAAGCAGCAATCTTTGTGCCAAAACAAGCACCTGTGATGGTCTCTATTTTAGTGAATCCCGACCGTTTAGAGAAGTTGCGACAGGTCGTAGCCCGTCCGAAACAAAGGCGGCGATCGCGCCAAGAAATTGACCAAATTAAAACCACATTACTCGCGAATACGGGTTTAGATTACCGACGCGATATCCAGCCTTGGCTAGGCGATGAAATAACAGTCGCAGTCACAACGAGTGACTACGACCGCGACTCCTACAATGGTCAACAACCAGGGTATCTCATGGCACTGGCGACTAAAGATGTTGAGAAAAGCCGCGAATTTCTACAGCTTGTCTTTTCCAAACAGGCGATCGCGCCTACCGATTTGGAATTTGAAGATTACAAAGGTGTTAATCTCGTCTATCACAAAGCACGCCCGCAGCCGGAACAGATACCAAAACCGCTAACCAAGCGAATACTTTCAGGTGCAGTGCTTGGCGATCGTTTTGTGCTACTTGCCAATCATCCTATGGTCATAAAAGATGCGATTAATAACGTTCAAGCCCCCGATCTGAATCTCACAACATCAAGTCGCTACCAACAAGCGTTAAATCAGTTACCACCTCGGCGGCTGGGTTTAGCGTTTTTGAATCTACCAAGTGTTGTTTCTTGGCAAGGAATCGAATCTGCGGCGCAATACGAAAGCCAAATCATCGCGCTAGAAGCAAACCGTAAAGGATTATTAACTGAAACAACACTCCTCGCTGCATCGACTTCAGAAGTCGCTTCTACACCAGAATTAACCAAACCTGTCGGTGCTTTACAGTACATTCCCGCAACAAGCGGCTTGGCGATCGCAGGAACAGATTTGAGCAACTTAAACAAGACTGCGCTGAGTCAACTGTGGACACAAGTTGCACATATATCAACTTCTGGCTACGATGCGATTTCACGCTTAATCAACCAACCTTTAGCAAACCTGCAACAGCGCTGGGGTATCGATCTCGCGCAGGATATTTTTAGCTGGGTACAAGGCGAGTATGCATTAGCACTTTTGCCTCACACCGATAAATTGACTGCGGATTGGGTTTTTGTGACTGAAAAATCCGCAGCTACCGCCGAAGGAATCTCGCGCTTAGATGCGCTGGCGCGACAACGCGGCTATGATATTACAGCACTACCACTCGCCGATCAAAAAATTGCCGCTTGGACGCAGTTAACAACAACTCCGTTGGCGAAAGCAAATGACTCTGAAGAAAACGCAATTACAATCAAAGCAAAAGTTCTGGGCGTACACGGAACAACTGATAAATATGAAATTTTAGCGACTTCGGTAGAAGCTATCGACGCTGCGCTCAAAGCGTATCAAGATGGTTCATTACTCAACGATGCGAAATTTCAAGCAAGTATTGAAGCCATTCCACAACCAAATGCAGGTTATGTATACCTTGATTGGATTGCGACTCAAGAACTATTAGAACATCAGTTACCTGTATTAAAGCTTGTAGAAGTGATCGTCAAACCCTTGTTTGATAATTTGCGATCGCTTACTGTCAGCAGTTACGGTAGTGAGCCAGGATTACTCAAAGGTGGTGTGTTTTTTCGGCTGAATAGTTAA
- a CDS encoding rhodanese-like domain-containing protein: protein MTSQFRQPIAQISVEVLEQRLHNESVSALQLIDVREPEEVAIAAIAGFEVLPLSQFASWADTILVRFDTNVETLVMCHHGIRSAQMCQWLQQQGFTNVKNIAGGIDAYSLAVNPAIPRY, encoded by the coding sequence ATGACATCCCAATTTCGTCAACCAATCGCGCAAATTAGCGTTGAAGTACTTGAGCAACGCTTGCATAATGAATCTGTATCGGCGTTACAGCTAATCGATGTCCGCGAACCTGAGGAGGTGGCGATCGCCGCGATCGCCGGTTTTGAGGTGTTACCTCTCAGTCAATTTGCCTCCTGGGCGGATACCATACTTGTGCGGTTTGACACTAATGTTGAAACACTCGTGATGTGTCATCATGGCATTCGTTCGGCTCAGATGTGCCAATGGTTGCAGCAGCAAGGATTTACGAACGTGAAAAATATTGCTGGAGGCATTGATGCGTATTCATTGGCAGTGAATCCGGCGATTCCTCGGTATTGA
- the hrcA gene encoding heat-inducible transcriptional repressor HrcA, producing the protein MQVQLNARQQHILWATVRHYIATAEPVGSKALVEEYNLGVSSATIRNTMGVLEKVGLLYQPHTSAGRVPSDSGYRIYVDQLISPSEILAKQVEQVFHERLKWEDWSIEALLQGAAQILATVSGCITLITMPQTTTTQLRHLQLVQLEPGKAMLIVVTDSYETHSAVMELPAPQDAPLDAEAVERELQILSNFLNTHLRGRSLSEIANLNWNQLDREFQRYGDVLKSFLGELSRRKLPAGTQIMIRGVSEVLRQPEFAELQQVQTIIHLLEEEQHQLWPLIFEEREGEYSKHRVSVRIGSENPLQPIRMCTLISSTYRRGEVPVGSVGVLGPTRMDYETAIAVVEAAADYLSEALS; encoded by the coding sequence ATGCAAGTGCAGCTTAATGCTCGGCAACAGCATATTCTCTGGGCAACAGTGCGCCACTACATTGCTACCGCCGAACCTGTTGGGTCCAAAGCATTGGTGGAAGAATATAACCTTGGTGTTAGCTCAGCAACAATTCGTAACACAATGGGCGTGTTGGAAAAAGTAGGACTACTTTACCAACCCCATACCTCTGCTGGTCGCGTCCCGTCAGATTCTGGCTACCGGATTTATGTTGACCAGCTTATATCACCATCAGAAATTTTAGCAAAGCAAGTCGAGCAGGTCTTTCACGAACGGCTCAAGTGGGAAGATTGGAGTATCGAAGCGTTGTTACAAGGCGCAGCGCAAATTCTCGCTACGGTCAGCGGCTGCATTACTCTAATTACAATGCCGCAAACGACTACAACGCAACTACGGCATTTGCAACTCGTGCAGCTAGAACCAGGAAAAGCAATGCTGATCGTTGTAACAGACTCTTACGAGACACATTCAGCAGTGATGGAACTTCCCGCGCCTCAAGATGCGCCGCTTGACGCAGAAGCTGTAGAACGCGAATTACAAATATTATCAAACTTTTTGAACACGCATTTGCGCGGGCGATCGCTCTCAGAAATTGCAAATTTAAATTGGAATCAATTAGACCGCGAATTTCAACGCTATGGTGATGTTCTCAAAAGCTTTTTGGGAGAATTAAGCCGCCGTAAACTTCCAGCAGGAACACAAATTATGATTCGAGGTGTTTCTGAGGTGTTGCGTCAACCTGAATTTGCCGAATTACAGCAGGTACAAACGATTATTCATTTGCTAGAAGAAGAACAACATCAACTGTGGCCTTTGATTTTTGAGGAACGCGAAGGAGAATATAGCAAGCATCGCGTCAGTGTCCGCATTGGTTCAGAAAACCCGCTACAACCGATTCGGATGTGTACGCTGATTTCATCAACGTATCGGCGTGGGGAAGTTCCTGTCGGTAGTGTAGGTGTGTTAGGACCAACACGCATGGATTACGAAACCGCGATCGCAGTTGTTGAAGCTGCGGCTGATTATCTCTCTGAAGCTTTAAGTTAG